The DNA segment ATTCATAAACTTATGCAATCCACCAGCTTTTTTAATAAGTTCATGTCCCGGTCTCAAGTATAAATGGTATGTATTGCTTAATATTATATTAGCCCCAATTTCTTTAAGTTCTTCAGGAGTCATAGCTTTTACCGTCGCTTGAGTGCCAACTGGCATAAAAACAGGTGTCTCAATATCGCCATGTGGAGTGTGAAGCACTCCCAATCTTGCTTTTGTATTCTTTTCCTTTTTTACTAAGTCGTATTTTATAGCTGTCATCGTTTCCTCCTATCAAATAATTAGCATAGCATCGCCAAAACTATAAAATCTATATTTATTGTCTATGGCAGTCTTGTAAGCATTCATGACATTTTCTTTTCCTGCAAATGCAGAAATCATCATGATAAGCGTCGATTCTGGTAAATGAAAATTTGTTATTATCCCGTCTATTGCTTTATACTTATACCCAGGATAAATAAAAATGTCAGTCCAACCACTACCAGCATGAATGATTCCGTCATCATCGGCAACGGTCTCTAAAGTTCGAGTAGATGTAGTGCCGACCGATATTATCCTGCCTCCTGACTTTCTGGCAGCATTAATCGCATCCGCTGCATCTTCATTCACAATGTAAAATTCAGAGTGCATCTTATGATTCTCTATTACTTCTTCCTTAACAGGTCTAAATGTTCCCAACCCAACGTGAAGAGTTATGAAAACCGTCTTAACTCCAAATTCTCTTATCTTATCCAAAAGCTCATTCGTAAAGTGAAGACCAGCAGTAGGAGCTGCAGCAGATCCCTCATGTTTTGCGTACACCGTCTGATACATGTTTTTATCTTTCAATTTTTTCTTTATGTATGGCGGTACAGGCATCTCGCCAAGTTTATCAAGCACTTCTTCAAAAACTCCTTCATAGCTAAATCTTACAATTCTCCCGCCAGCATCTGTATCTGATAATATTAAAGCCTTCAGTTCTCCATTGCCAAAAATAAACTTAGAACCTATTTTAGCTCTCCGCCCTGGCTTTACTAATATTTCCCATTCATTAATTCCAAGCCTTTTTAGAAGAACAAATTCTATTTTCCCCCCAGTGTCCTCTCTAACACCGTATAGTCTTGCTGGTATGACCTTTGTATCATTTAAAACAAGAACATCATTCGGTCTTAAATAGTTTAGTATGTTCTTAAAAATGTCATGCTTAATTTCTCCTGTAGCTTTATTTAAAACCATCAATCTTGATTCATCGCGATTTTGAAGAGGT comes from the Thermoanaerobacterium aotearoense genome and includes:
- the queA gene encoding tRNA preQ1(34) S-adenosylmethionine ribosyltransferase-isomerase QueA; this translates as MNLHEFYYDLPEELIAQEPLQNRDESRLMVLNKATGEIKHDIFKNILNYLRPNDVLVLNDTKVIPARLYGVREDTGGKIEFVLLKRLGINEWEILVKPGRRAKIGSKFIFGNGELKALILSDTDAGGRIVRFSYEGVFEEVLDKLGEMPVPPYIKKKLKDKNMYQTVYAKHEGSAAAPTAGLHFTNELLDKIREFGVKTVFITLHVGLGTFRPVKEEVIENHKMHSEFYIVNEDAADAINAARKSGGRIISVGTTSTRTLETVADDDGIIHAGSGWTDIFIYPGYKYKAIDGIITNFHLPESTLIMMISAFAGKENVMNAYKTAIDNKYRFYSFGDAMLII